From Clostridium sp. SY8519:
GCTGCCGCGCCGGAGCTCTTATCCTTTGACCCGCTCTCTGCACCGGAAGATGCAGAACGGTCCGCGTCACCGGAGAAATACTGTTCCAGCCATCTGGGCAGATTTCCGATGCTGCCGGCCTTGCTGCTTTCCGTCTCTTTTTTTTCGGCCGCAGACCCGGAAGACGAGCCGTTCTTTAACCCCATACGCTCTTCTGTCTTGTCCAGACACCAGGTCTCCACCCGATCGTATATTTTTGTATGCTGTTTCAAAGCGGTCGTAATTTTCGGAGTTAATGCAGACACCAGAATCACAAGCACGATCAGTGCCACCAGTGAAAAAACCACACGCAGGAAGCCGCGCCGAAATCCGCGCACCGCTCCGAAAATCAACAGAAGAATCACTGCAATAAGCAACCAGTTCATATCTTATCCTCGTCTTTCTGTTTTTCTGATACAGAAACGGGGACTGCTTTTCTGCAGCCCCCTGTCTGATCAGAATGTCTTTAATCGGACAATTTCTGTTTTTCCATCACGTATAAAAATATATTTTCTGAATCTTCCGGAAGACATAATCATATACAGCTCCGTATCTGTCTTTCCCCGGAACTTCTGATGGCCGTTTCGCTCATAAATCGCACATCTGGTATCATCCGTCAGATAGATCTCACCGCTGCCCATAAAGCCGGCCTTGGTGTAATTTCTGTCCAGTGAGAATTCCTTCTTGCGCACACCCTTGTAATTGTAGATTTCAGCTGAGCTTCCCTCACTGTCACTGTTTTGTGTATACAGAAGTCCGAAGCAGCTGTCACTGCAAAATACGCTCTTGATTTTCTTTCGGATTTTAATCTTTTTTCTGACAAACGGAGACCCTTTTCCGTTAAAAAGAATCACCTGATTGTCCCCAAAAGCAGCCAGCGTATCATCCTCGGTATAATAAAGCTCCGGAATAACCGTCCCGCTGTATGTATAGCCGGCCACAAGATTGTCAGTGCTTTTCGAACCGCCGGATCCGAAATTATAAAAATTCACAATGGTTCCGCCGGTCCCTTTGCTGATATTGAAAATGGACACCGCCAGCTGCTCGCCATCCGGAGACAGCGCGAGATCCAGCGGATACCCCCCGCTTTCAAAATGGATGGCGCCTTCCGCCAGTTTGGTTCCGCGGATGCTGTACAGCCCCAGATAGCTCACATTGCTCTCCTGCATCAGCACGGCCACATTTCCCTGATTGGATACATCAATCTTGTTAATGGACATATCGGTAGTGATTTTTGCCTGATAGCCCTTTTCATCCATGATGTAGATATTTTTTCCGCCACGTTCCGCGAAAGCGGCATACTGGCTCTTTACCGACGCAATCGGATCCTGCATTTCAAAAGACTGGGCCCAGATCGTATGGTTGTCCGCATCTGTCATGGACGCGCCGTCATTGCTGTATTTTATCACATATTTTCCAAAGGATACAAAATGCGTCGCCTCGGAATCCGTCCGGTCAATGGTTTCAATGACATTGTAATCCGTAAACGTCCGGAACCTGCGGTACAGCAGCAAAAGCACGCACAGCGCGGCAATCACGCCTGCAATCAGCAGGATACGGCGTGTCCGCTGTCTGCGGTGTTCACGGATTTTTTTTTCGATCTCATCCCAGTCAACCGGAACTGGACGCAGGCCGGTTTTTCCATTTTCGCTCATAGTGAATGTTTATCCCAGATATGCTTTTATCTGCTCATAGATGCCTTCTGCATCCAGTTTGTATTTATGCAGCAGCTCCACTGCCGGCCCGGATTCACCGAACTGATCATACACGCCGATTCGTTTCACCGGAGTCGGGCATGTTTCGCTGAGCGCTTCACATACCGCGCCTCCCAGGCCGCCGATCACGGAATGTTCTTCAATCGTAACCACTTTGCCTGTTTTCGCAGCGGAAGCCGCAAGCAGTTCGGTATCCAGCGGTTTGATGGTATGGATATTAATCACTTCCGCGTCAATTCCTTCTGCTGCCAGTTTCTCTGCTGCCTGAAGAGTCCCGTCCACACACAGTCCGGTAGCTGCCAGGGTCACGTCTTTTCCTTCTCTTAATACAATTCCCTTGCCGATTTCGAACTTATAATCCGGCCGGTCATTGATCACCGGTACCGCCAGACGGCCAAACCGCAGATAAGCCGGTCCTTCGTATTCATAAATCGCCTTTACTGCTGCCCGGGCTTCCACATCGTCTGCCGGATTGATCACTACCATGCCCGGAATCACGCGCATCAGTGCCAGATCCTCCAGACACTGGTGGGTCGCGCCGTCTTCACCCACAGAAATACCCGCATGTGTCGCGCAGATTTTTACATTCAGATGCGGATAGCCGATGGAATTGCGGATCTGTTCATAGGCACGGCCGCTGGCAAACATGGCGAATGAACTGATAAAAGGCACTTTACCTGCTGCCGCCAGACCTGCCGCAATGCCTGTCATATTGGCTTCCGCGATTCCCACATCAAAGAACCGGTCCGGAAACGCCTTCTGAAAAACAGCTGTTTTTGTAGATCCTGCCAGATCGGCATCCAGTACCACAATTTCTTCGTGTTCTTTTCCTAGTTCAGCTAAAGCATTGCCATAGCTTTCTCTTGTAGCGATTTTCTTTACTTCTGACATAATGCTTCACCTGCTTTCTCTAATTCCTGCATTGCAATCTTATATTCTTCATCGTTTGGCGCTTTGCCATGCCAGCCGGCCTGGTTTTCCATAAAGGACACACCTTTTCCCTTTACTGTCTTAGCGATAATTGCCGTGGGCTGACCCTTGGTCTCACGCGCTTCCCGGAATGCCGCGGCAATCTGATCCATATCATGTCCGTCAATCGTAATGGTATGGAAGCGGAATGCCTTGAATTTTTCATCAATCGGATAGGGAGAACTGGACCAGGAAATGTCCCCGTCAATCTGCAGATTGTTATTATCAACAATCAGCACCAGATTATCCAGCTCTTTGGTCCCTGCATACATAGCAGCCTCCCAGATCTGGCCTTCCTGAATCTCACCGTCGCCGGCCAGCGCGTATACACGATAATCCTTCCTGTCCAGACGGGCAGCAAGCGCCATGCCGACTGCGGCGGAAAATCCCTGTCCCAGAGAACCGCTGGACATATCCACGCCGGGGATATGCTTCATATCCGGGTGCCCCTGGAGATACGAACCGGTATGCCGAAGGGTAAGCAGGTCTTCTACCGGGAAAAATCCCCGGTTGGCCAGTGCTGCGTAATAGCCGGGAGCCACGTGTCCCTTGGAGAGGACGAAACGGTCTCTGTCCGGATCCTTCGGATTCTTCGGATCAATATGCAGTTCTTCAAAATAGAGATATGTAAAAATATCAGCTGCTGAGAGGGATCCGCCGGGATGCCCTGATTTTGCGCTGTGGACGCTTGATATGATTCCTTTTCGGATTTCAACCGCCATTTTTTCCAGTTCTAATTTTGTCATGATTTCTAAACCTTTCTTTATTTCTCCTGTCACCTGCTCCTGCGCCAGGATGCTGTGACGGAAAATTCTCTTACAGCTCCACTCTTCCATCTAATGCCCGCAGCAGCGTCACCTCGTCAATATACTCCAGATCTCCCCCTACCGGTACTCCGCTGGCTATTCTTGACACGCGGATCCCCGTGGGTTTGATCAGTTTGCTGATGTACATGGCTGTGGTTTCCCCTTCCAGGCTGGAATTCGTCGCGATGATCACTTCCTTCACATCGCCGGCCAGACGCTGCATCAGCTCCTTTAGGCGGATGTCTTCCGGACCGATTCCCAGCATGGGCGAAATCGCTCCGTGGAGCACATGGTAGACGCCTTCATACTGGCCTGTTTTCTCATAGGCTGCCAGGTCCCTGGTGTTTTCAACTACCATGATTGTGGAATGATCCCGCTTCGGGTTACTGCAGATCGGACACTCTTCCGCATCTGTCAGAGTGAAGCAGGTTTTGCAGTATCTGATGTTTTCCCTGGCGCTGCGAATCGTATCCGCCAGCACTTCCACGCGGTCTTTGGGCATATTCAGAATATGAAATGCCAGACGCTGGGCCGATTTGCTGCCGATCCCGGGCAGGCCGGACAGTTCCTCGATCAGCCGGCTGATCTGTTTGCTGTAATAATCCATCAGAATGGAAAGCCTCCGCCCAGTCCGCCGGTCAGTTTGGACATGGATGCCTGGGATTCTGCATCCACCTGACGCAGCGCCTCATTGACAGCGGCTGCGATCAGATCTTCCAGCATCTCGATATCTTCCGGATCTACGGCCTCTTCGGCCAGTTTAATTCTGGTGACTTCTTTCTTGCCGGTTACAGTGACTTCCACTGCTCCGCCGCCTGCAGATGCTGTGAATTCCTTTTCTTCCAGTTCTTTGGAAGCTGCTTCCATCTGGCGCTGCATCTTTTGTGCCTGTTTCATCAGGTTGTTCATGTTTCCCGGCATTCCGCCCGGATATCCGCCTCTTTTGGCCATAACAGGTCCTCCTTATTCATCCTCTTCTTCTACATCCATGTGAATGACCTTGGTCAGATCCACATAATTATCTTCAAATGCCCGACCGGACTGATTCTCTTTAATAAGAAGTTCTACTTCTTTTCCTATGCTCCGGCTGATTGCTTCAGAGACTGCTTTCCGATTAGAGTCTCCTGATACATAAGTATATGCCATATCGTCATCGAATACCAGCATTAATTTATTGTCTCCTGCCAGGCTCAGATGTGCCTGGTTCAGATAGCTGCGCATCAGGCCGCCTTCAAAGGACGGCACGATTCTGTGCCAGTTCTTCACTACCTGCTGAATTTCCTCTGGTACGGCATTCGGGCGAATCGCCGGGACCTCTGTTTTCACTTCCGCGGCAGACCGAGCCGGTATCCCGCCCGCAGGCTGCGCGGAGGCCGGCATAACCGGGATGCCCTGCTCCATTTTGCGCTCCAGTCTGGCGATCCGGTCAAGAAGCGCATCCTGCGTCTGCTCCATCTCCGGACGGCACAGTTTCATAATGGCAATTTCCAGCATGACCCGCTTCTGCGCCGCGTACCGCATATCCGCCGAAAGTTCAGAAAACACGCGGATGTACCGCATGATCACTTCCGGTTCGGTCTGTTCTGCCGTTTCCCGTAAAAGCGCCAGGTTTTCAGCGGAAACATCCAGGACCTCCTCCATTTGATCCGATGCCCGTACCAGCAACAGGCTGCGCAAATACCAGATAAAATCCGTCACAAACTGTCCCAGTTCCCTGCCCTGCAGAATCAGTTCTTCCACGACGGCAACCGCGCCGGTTACGTCATCTTCCATGATACGCAGAAACAGTTTGCGGAATACTTCCGTATCCACCGCGCCAAGCACATCCAGGACATTCTCATAGGTAAGGGTCTGTCCGATATAAAAGGAAATACACTGATCCAGGAGGCTCAGCGCATCCCGCATGGAGCCGTCCGCTGCTTTTGCGATATAACGGATGGCCCGCTCTTCCACCTGTGTCCCCTCTTCCGCCATCAGTTCCGTCAGACGGTCAGCAATGGTATCCACCGAGATTCTGTGGAAATCATAACGCTGGCAGCGGGACAGAATCGTAATCGGAATTTTGTGGGCTTCTGTGGTCGCAAGGATAAATATTACATAAGAGGGCGGTTCTTCCAGCGTCTTCAGCAGCGCGTTAAACGCGCCGATGGACAGCATATGCACTTCGTCAATAATATAGACCCTGTACTTGCCGCCGGTAGGCGCATACGTCACCTCTTCCTTGATCTGACGGATGTTTTCCACGCCATTATTGGATGCCGCGTCGATTTCCATCACGTTCATGGAAGTTCCGTCCGCAATCGCCCTGCAGGTCGGACATTCACCGCAGGGACTGCCGTTTTGAGGATTTTCGCAGTTTACTGCTTTCGCGAAAATCTTTGCTACAGTCGTTTTTCCCGTGCCGCGGGTGCCGCAGAACAGATAGGCGTGACCGATTCTCCCGGCGCGAATCTGATTCTTTAATGTAGTTGTAATATGCTCCTGTCCTTTCACATCCTCAAATGTGTCGGGCCGATATTTGCGGTACAAAGCCATATAAGACATGGGACAGACTCTCCTTCCTCTGTTTCCCTGTAGTATACCATACTTTTTTCCGGCTCGCCAAAATCCATTCCCCCCTCTGCTGCTGCTTTGCAAAATACAGAAAGCGCCGTTCCCAGCCGGCCTGCCGTCTTTGTCCGTCAGAATCTGAAACCAGTATCTGAAACGGATCCGCAAAGACGCGGCTCTGCCAGCTGCAGAAGGCGCTTCTGAAATTTAATTGTTTATCTTCTGTTCCAAACCGTCAGGGATCAGCGGACATCCTGGTCAATCGGCTCTACTTTCAAAATCGCCATAAACAGGATGGCCACAGCGGCCAGCACCAGCATAAACTGATATGCGTGCAGGTAGCCTGCTGCCGTACCGTTTCCGATGACACCGACTACTGTAATTCCGACACCGGTCATAATCGCGTTCAGCGGCTGAATGACACGGAATGCCGCCCGGAAATCATAACGTCCCCAGATTGCTTCGGTACAGGACACCATAAGGTTGGAAGATCCGCCCAGCATAACGCCGAGAATCGGCAGGGAAATATAGTGCAGCGGTGCAGACGGGGTCAGATTGAATAAAATTGCCAGAAACGCAAGGATATTTACAATCAGACCTGCTTTTTTCGTTCCCAGTTTGACATCCAGGAATCCCACAAACATGGATCCCGGGATGGCCACAATACCTGCAATCGCAAGCATTCCAAGGATCTGCGGCATCTGATAGCCGTTCACCAGCATGAATTTTCCCACAAAGTTGGACATAATGCCCATGGAAAGAAATCCGCCGATGCCGACTGCCACCCACAGGATCCACATACGGCCTGTGGTCAGACATTTTTTAATGGTCCATTTGGATGTCTTCAGATATTCCAGATTGGCCTGATGCTCTTTAGCTGCTTCTTCAAAATCAAAATCTCTGTTGTTATCCGGATATGCTCCCTTTTCCTCCGGGAAATCCTTTGCAAAAAACAGGATAATAAAGCCCACCGCAAATGAAATCACCGCAATAAAAATATAGTATGCCTGCACACCGTGAAATTTAGTGACAAACGCGCTGCAGACAGCAGTGGTTGTGGCTGCGGACAGCGGATAGCCTGCTGTGGCAATACCTACTGCAACACCCCTCTTTTTCGGGAACCAGTTGGCGATTACCTGATACCCCAGAAGCATGGCGCTGACCAGCGTCAGGGTATAACATACCAGATAGCCTACCGCGTAGATTGCCACACTGTTTGTAAATGACCATACAACCGCAAATACGCCGGTCAGAATCATGCTGAGCGCCCACATTTTTGACGCGGTACTCATCGTCATCAGTTTGCCAAACAGAATAGACCCGAGAATTCCGCAGACGGTAGCTACCGTTGACATCGCATACAGCGCAGATGTGGGCAGCCCCATCTTGCCAAAGACACTGATGGTGACATTCAGCGAATCCGACGTCAGCGCGGAATAGACATAGCAGGATACGAAGCCCAGAATGACAATGACCAGGCCTTTCCACCCCAGGTTAAACGCACCTGTGTTTTGTTTTTTCTCCATGAAACCTTACCTCCGTGAACAAATACCAATTGCCTCATCATATAAGATATATTTCCCTTGATATATCCTGTATGATTTTGTCAACGAATTCATTATAACATTTTTATAAACATTTTATAAATACGAAAAATGTATCTCGGCAATCCACTATTTGCATCACTCTTTGTTCTCCTGATTTCATTCATAGAAAAAGCAGCCCCGGCTGCCGGAAAATCCGACAGCCGGGGCTGCTCTCTTCAGATACGGAGACGGAGGGATTCGAACCCTCGTGCCCGAAAGGGGCAAACGCATTTCGAGTGCGCCTCGTTATGACCACTTCGATACGTCTCCAGATGATAAACTGCAGCTGATCACTGTATTTCTATCAGACTGCAGTCTATTATATCTTTTTTTATTCAAAATTGTCAACTTGTTCCGGACATCTTTCTCTGGTCTTTGCCGCTTGATCTGTCCGTCTCCCTGCCGACGGTTTCGTAAAACAGCGGCTGTTTTACGGGATCAGGCCCCGGTCTCCTTTGCCTGTGCCAGTTTTACTGCCTTGGCAAGCTGATCCGGACAGGATGTGGGTCTGCCGCCGCAGGAAATTCCTTCCAGAGTTTCTGAAATTTCTTCCGGTGTCTTTCCATCCACCAGACGGCCGATTCCCTGCAGGTTGCCGTTGCACCCTCCAAGGAAGGTTACATTGCTGACGGTTCCATTCTCCAGATCAAATTCAATCATCTGGGAGCAGGTTCCGCTTGTACGATATCTGT
This genomic window contains:
- a CDS encoding DUF5711 family protein produces the protein MSENGKTGLRPVPVDWDEIEKKIREHRRQRTRRILLIAGVIAALCVLLLLYRRFRTFTDYNVIETIDRTDSEATHFVSFGKYVIKYSNDGASMTDADNHTIWAQSFEMQDPIASVKSQYAAFAERGGKNIYIMDEKGYQAKITTDMSINKIDVSNQGNVAVLMQESNVSYLGLYSIRGTKLAEGAIHFESGGYPLDLALSPDGEQLAVSIFNISKGTGGTIVNFYNFGSGGSKSTDNLVAGYTYSGTVIPELYYTEDDTLAAFGDNQVILFNGKGSPFVRKKIKIRKKIKSVFCSDSCFGLLYTQNSDSEGSSAEIYNYKGVRKKEFSLDRNYTKAGFMGSGEIYLTDDTRCAIYERNGHQKFRGKTDTELYMIMSSGRFRKYIFIRDGKTEIVRLKTF
- a CDS encoding transketolase family protein; this translates as MSEVKKIATRESYGNALAELGKEHEEIVVLDADLAGSTKTAVFQKAFPDRFFDVGIAEANMTGIAAGLAAAGKVPFISSFAMFASGRAYEQIRNSIGYPHLNVKICATHAGISVGEDGATHQCLEDLALMRVIPGMVVINPADDVEARAAVKAIYEYEGPAYLRFGRLAVPVINDRPDYKFEIGKGIVLREGKDVTLAATGLCVDGTLQAAEKLAAEGIDAEVINIHTIKPLDTELLAASAAKTGKVVTIEEHSVIGGLGGAVCEALSETCPTPVKRIGVYDQFGESGPAVELLHKYKLDAEGIYEQIKAYLG
- a CDS encoding transketolase, producing MMTKLELEKMAVEIRKGIISSVHSAKSGHPGGSLSAADIFTYLYFEELHIDPKNPKDPDRDRFVLSKGHVAPGYYAALANRGFFPVEDLLTLRHTGSYLQGHPDMKHIPGVDMSSGSLGQGFSAAVGMALAARLDRKDYRVYALAGDGEIQEGQIWEAAMYAGTKELDNLVLIVDNNNLQIDGDISWSSSPYPIDEKFKAFRFHTITIDGHDMDQIAAAFREARETKGQPTAIIAKTVKGKGVSFMENQAGWHGKAPNDEEYKIAMQELEKAGEALCQK
- the recR gene encoding recombination mediator RecR produces the protein MDYYSKQISRLIEELSGLPGIGSKSAQRLAFHILNMPKDRVEVLADTIRSARENIRYCKTCFTLTDAEECPICSNPKRDHSTIMVVENTRDLAAYEKTGQYEGVYHVLHGAISPMLGIGPEDIRLKELMQRLAGDVKEVIIATNSSLEGETTAMYISKLIKPTGIRVSRIASGVPVGGDLEYIDEVTLLRALDGRVEL
- a CDS encoding YbaB/EbfC family nucleoid-associated protein translates to MAKRGGYPGGMPGNMNNLMKQAQKMQRQMEAASKELEEKEFTASAGGGAVEVTVTGKKEVTRIKLAEEAVDPEDIEMLEDLIAAAVNEALRQVDAESQASMSKLTGGLGGGFPF
- the dnaX gene encoding DNA polymerase III subunit gamma/tau produces the protein MSYMALYRKYRPDTFEDVKGQEHITTTLKNQIRAGRIGHAYLFCGTRGTGKTTVAKIFAKAVNCENPQNGSPCGECPTCRAIADGTSMNVMEIDAASNNGVENIRQIKEEVTYAPTGGKYRVYIIDEVHMLSIGAFNALLKTLEEPPSYVIFILATTEAHKIPITILSRCQRYDFHRISVDTIADRLTELMAEEGTQVEERAIRYIAKAADGSMRDALSLLDQCISFYIGQTLTYENVLDVLGAVDTEVFRKLFLRIMEDDVTGAVAVVEELILQGRELGQFVTDFIWYLRSLLLVRASDQMEEVLDVSAENLALLRETAEQTEPEVIMRYIRVFSELSADMRYAAQKRVMLEIAIMKLCRPEMEQTQDALLDRIARLERKMEQGIPVMPASAQPAGGIPARSAAEVKTEVPAIRPNAVPEEIQQVVKNWHRIVPSFEGGLMRSYLNQAHLSLAGDNKLMLVFDDDMAYTYVSGDSNRKAVSEAISRSIGKEVELLIKENQSGRAFEDNYVDLTKVIHMDVEEEDE
- a CDS encoding MFS transporter, with the translated sequence MEKKQNTGAFNLGWKGLVIVILGFVSCYVYSALTSDSLNVTISVFGKMGLPTSALYAMSTVATVCGILGSILFGKLMTMSTASKMWALSMILTGVFAVVWSFTNSVAIYAVGYLVCYTLTLVSAMLLGYQVIANWFPKKRGVAVGIATAGYPLSAATTTAVCSAFVTKFHGVQAYYIFIAVISFAVGFIILFFAKDFPEEKGAYPDNNRDFDFEEAAKEHQANLEYLKTSKWTIKKCLTTGRMWILWVAVGIGGFLSMGIMSNFVGKFMLVNGYQMPQILGMLAIAGIVAIPGSMFVGFLDVKLGTKKAGLIVNILAFLAILFNLTPSAPLHYISLPILGVMLGGSSNLMVSCTEAIWGRYDFRAAFRVIQPLNAIMTGVGITVVGVIGNGTAAGYLHAYQFMLVLAAVAILFMAILKVEPIDQDVR
- a CDS encoding TIGR03905 family TSCPD domain-containing protein translates to MHYRYRTSGTCSQMIEFDLENGTVSNVTFLGGCNGNLQGIGRLVDGKTPEEISETLEGISCGGRPTSCPDQLAKAVKLAQAKETGA